In Brevibacillus brevis NBRC 100599, a single genomic region encodes these proteins:
- a CDS encoding ABC transporter permease, translating to MMKEKGADSPMWAICQHEFFRLFKSIKSLITVAFIVGISYLVSDLVNQAASLLPEQELAQGHALGIFALIMLFGPLFVFSLSHDVINRELAGRTIRFLVTRTSRNQIILGKFLGVAFFWLTCMIITFGVVFATVQTFDAKTFYLCVSLLIYCISLALLLSLVIPRPSYTMFLGIVIALILPGIGLWSTFSSHPAAPWIKYLTPFSFMEKGGAWTGFIWLYAAAFLIASMYLFRRRDC from the coding sequence ATGATGAAGGAGAAAGGAGCGGATTCACCTATGTGGGCTATTTGCCAACACGAATTTTTTCGGTTGTTTAAAAGTATCAAATCGTTAATTACCGTTGCCTTTATTGTCGGCATCTCGTACTTGGTTTCTGACCTCGTCAATCAGGCAGCAAGTCTTCTCCCAGAACAGGAGCTGGCGCAGGGACATGCGCTTGGTATTTTTGCACTTATCATGCTGTTCGGGCCCTTGTTTGTATTCAGCCTGTCTCATGATGTCATAAATCGTGAGCTAGCGGGCAGGACAATTCGCTTTCTCGTCACCCGGACTTCACGCAATCAGATTATTTTAGGGAAATTTCTCGGAGTGGCGTTCTTTTGGTTAACCTGCATGATTATTACGTTTGGCGTAGTTTTCGCCACCGTGCAAACGTTTGACGCGAAGACCTTTTATCTATGCGTATCTCTGCTTATCTACTGCATCTCGCTGGCACTGCTGCTCTCGCTCGTGATACCTCGCCCCAGCTACACGATGTTTTTGGGAATCGTGATTGCACTGATTTTGCCAGGTATCGGACTATGGAGCACCTTCTCTAGTCACCCAGCAGCACCATGGATTAAATATTTGACACCCTTTTCATTCATGGAAAAAGGCGGCGCTTGGACCGGCTTCATTTGGCTCTATGCAGCAGCTTTCCTGATCGCTTCTATGTACTTATTCCGACGGAGGGATTGTTAA
- a CDS encoding response regulator transcription factor codes for MEKEARILLVDDEEAILQMLQTVLKKEGFVQIDTCTTAAEAIRLVEEKTYDLLILDVMLPDKSGFELCGAVRQRTKAPIFFLTAKGTDFDKLSGFAYGADDYITKPFHPLEVVARMKAHLRRTLGGSAPSQEEKRYDFGRFQVNVEAAELFVNGERVDCPAQVFSLLVFFCQYPNRVFTKEQIYDHVWKDEYGMFDENTVMVHIHKLRQRIEENPGQPKLLVTVRGLGYKLVSPARQS; via the coding sequence ATGGAGAAAGAAGCAAGAATCTTGCTGGTAGATGATGAAGAAGCGATTTTGCAGATGCTCCAAACGGTGCTGAAAAAGGAAGGCTTTGTCCAGATCGATACATGCACGACAGCAGCAGAGGCGATTCGTCTCGTGGAAGAGAAGACATACGACTTGTTGATTCTGGATGTCATGCTGCCTGATAAAAGTGGGTTTGAGCTGTGCGGAGCAGTGCGACAGCGAACGAAGGCACCGATTTTTTTTCTGACAGCAAAAGGTACCGATTTTGATAAATTAAGCGGATTTGCCTATGGAGCGGATGATTACATAACGAAGCCATTTCATCCATTAGAGGTCGTTGCCCGGATGAAGGCTCATCTGCGCAGAACCTTGGGGGGCTCTGCTCCATCGCAGGAAGAAAAGCGCTATGATTTTGGACGTTTTCAAGTAAATGTGGAGGCAGCCGAGCTGTTCGTGAACGGAGAGCGAGTGGACTGCCCGGCGCAAGTATTTTCATTGCTCGTCTTTTTCTGCCAGTATCCGAACCGGGTATTTACGAAAGAACAAATTTACGATCATGTATGGAAAGACGAGTACGGGATGTTTGACGAAAATACAGTCATGGTGCATATTCACAAGCTGCGTCAGCGCATAGAAGAAAACCCGGGACAGCCAAAGCTCTTGGTCACGGTGAGAGGGCTGGGCTACAAGCTGGTTAGTCCGGCAAGACAGTCATGA
- a CDS encoding sensor histidine kinase, with amino-acid sequence MNLRNKLIFQYVRQLFGFLLVLLLFLIFAMLGLGWRIMNEQLSSDLSWLDASDLTLKIEYEEKRIRVDPEIEKSVARHQGWLQIIDKHGKILYNYRTPADVPSQFRPGEWISYVEDRDASRYHVTHWVISQSDENMIILYGTPAPEKEMMQRLIAKKTGTSKETWDELNESFSQEKAWYLVYDRTGKLIHQWNHPNATAQLDMTEALQNSETTKNVPVRITSRYDTKSNLTYVVGTPNPTYQSGVQETSEDAMVKETFLQIGILLILVVLFAGSWYAWRVGKPLLHMVNWLDRLAQGRYEEPIGKKGKPIGRNWRGKEKKSFRVFKDVFDALRHLSETLRSNEKLQQEIEQTREEWITGLSHDLKTPLSSIYGYATFLESEQYEWDRKEVSEFGKTIREKSDYMNGLIEDLNLTYRLKNQALPMVKQPVAIVETIRRIVVDMVNDPSSSLHDIEFSANVPSITAEVDPIWFRRIIVNILTNAIKYTPAGTHVLVEVQSIAADQFVVKIADNGPGMDETTLANLFERYYRGGHTGENTSGTGLGMAIAKQLVLAHGGEITVDSKLGSGTAVVMTFPAVIS; translated from the coding sequence ATGAATTTGCGGAACAAGCTGATTTTTCAATATGTCCGGCAACTGTTCGGTTTTCTCCTCGTCTTGCTGCTATTTCTGATTTTCGCGATGCTGGGGTTAGGCTGGCGCATTATGAACGAGCAGTTGTCCAGCGATTTGTCCTGGCTGGATGCATCCGATTTGACATTGAAGATAGAGTATGAGGAGAAGCGAATCCGCGTTGATCCGGAAATTGAGAAGAGCGTGGCGAGACATCAAGGCTGGTTGCAGATTATCGACAAGCACGGAAAAATACTGTACAACTATCGGACACCTGCTGACGTTCCCAGTCAATTCAGGCCAGGAGAGTGGATTAGTTATGTAGAAGACCGTGATGCTTCTCGCTATCACGTCACGCACTGGGTTATAAGCCAATCTGACGAAAACATGATCATCCTCTATGGAACACCCGCTCCCGAAAAAGAAATGATGCAGCGCCTGATCGCAAAAAAAACGGGAACGAGCAAGGAGACATGGGACGAGTTGAACGAAAGCTTTTCCCAAGAAAAGGCATGGTACTTGGTATACGATCGTACGGGGAAGCTCATCCATCAATGGAATCACCCGAACGCTACTGCCCAGTTAGACATGACGGAGGCTCTTCAGAACAGCGAGACCACTAAAAATGTTCCTGTCCGCATCACGAGTCGATATGACACGAAGAGCAACTTGACCTACGTAGTGGGCACACCGAATCCAACCTATCAGTCTGGTGTCCAAGAAACGTCTGAGGATGCCATGGTCAAGGAAACGTTCCTTCAGATCGGTATTCTTTTGATCCTGGTCGTTTTATTTGCAGGTAGCTGGTATGCGTGGCGGGTAGGCAAGCCGCTCTTGCATATGGTGAATTGGCTGGACAGACTGGCCCAAGGCCGCTATGAGGAGCCAATCGGAAAAAAGGGGAAACCAATCGGAAGGAATTGGCGAGGGAAGGAAAAGAAGTCATTTCGTGTTTTCAAGGACGTATTTGACGCTCTCCGGCATCTGAGTGAAACCTTGCGCTCCAACGAAAAGCTTCAGCAAGAGATCGAGCAGACGCGAGAGGAATGGATTACAGGGCTATCCCATGATCTCAAGACACCGCTGAGCTCGATTTACGGTTATGCTACCTTTTTAGAGTCGGAACAGTATGAGTGGGATAGAAAAGAAGTCAGCGAATTTGGGAAGACGATTCGGGAAAAGTCAGACTACATGAACGGGCTGATTGAAGATTTGAATTTGACCTATCGACTCAAGAATCAAGCTTTGCCGATGGTCAAACAACCTGTCGCGATCGTAGAAACCATTCGCAGGATTGTGGTGGATATGGTAAACGATCCGAGCTCGTCTTTGCATGATATCGAGTTTTCGGCGAATGTCCCATCGATAACGGCCGAGGTCGATCCAATCTGGTTTCGCCGCATCATCGTCAACATTTTGACAAACGCGATCAAGTATACCCCGGCCGGTACACATGTGCTTGTAGAGGTACAATCGATTGCAGCCGATCAGTTTGTGGTCAAAATCGCGGATAATGGTCCAGGCATGGATGAGACGACACTGGCCAATCTGTTCGAAAGATACTACCGAGGTGGGCATACAGGAGAGAATACCAGTGGGACGGGGCTGGGTATGGCGATAGCCAAGCAGCTCGTTTTGGCGCACGGGGGAGAGATTACGGTGGACAGTAAGCTGGGTAGCGGAACGGCTGTCGTGATGACCTTTCCTGCGGTTATCAGCTAG
- a CDS encoding GNAT family N-acetyltransferase: MNQAFSIERVPFEQKHALKQLLELYTYDFTEFEPFEVDDDGLFGYDYFEKYWVEPERHPFFIKVNGKLAGFVLVRMLTSPDANLPSVHSIAEFFIMKRYRRLGIGKAVSHQIFKMFPGAWEVFQLENNMPAIGFWRASICDYTANHYEERQADGKVIQTFISRP; encoded by the coding sequence GTGAATCAAGCATTCTCGATAGAACGAGTTCCTTTTGAACAGAAGCACGCTCTCAAGCAACTGTTGGAGCTGTATACGTACGACTTCACTGAGTTTGAGCCTTTCGAAGTAGATGACGACGGCTTGTTTGGCTACGACTACTTTGAGAAGTATTGGGTCGAACCAGAGCGCCATCCCTTTTTCATTAAGGTTAATGGTAAGCTGGCTGGTTTTGTCCTCGTCCGCATGCTCACAAGCCCTGATGCAAATTTGCCATCGGTCCACTCCATTGCTGAATTTTTTATCATGAAACGCTACCGTCGGCTTGGGATTGGAAAAGCGGTCTCCCATCAAATCTTCAAAATGTTCCCGGGTGCCTGGGAAGTCTTTCAATTGGAAAACAACATGCCTGCCATCGGCTTTTGGCGGGCGAGCATCTGCGATTACACAGCCAATCACTATGAAGAGCGTCAAGCGGATGGCAAAGTCATACAAACGTTCATTTCGAGACCATAG